In a genomic window of Tripterygium wilfordii isolate XIE 37 chromosome 8, ASM1340144v1, whole genome shotgun sequence:
- the LOC120003864 gene encoding DNA-directed primase/polymerase protein isoform X1 has translation MELPLIPGKNHGYIKSEPLLSRKGEHSPNSNTNTMDDVDRLFECFKCGISPPQSAVKERKRSKGKLRQDSSRNEACTTSPGSASPVHKIATEAQLSTEKPGSAVVKADSLSYGKKISPVIFYGSPHGVPPKRPVSLLRLLREIRVDLAERNKSDLRTCLLREEVWATFPRQDEAMKFLMGHRDVHIFSYQDHFKGQRRFLVSTYKGFWSRYRNMDSKIRHHYEVIQEGLPCHLYFDLEFSRKYNSGKNGDEMVDLLISVVQETLFEKYFLQGSEEWIIELDSSTEEKFSRHLIIRIPRTAFKDNLHAGAFVAEICSRITRARETDNKFEQLFIKKDSVSVESPMQLFVDTAVYSRNRCFRLALSSKAGKNSFLLPSGRFKCKDLREEEMFMASLICNIDLDCEKLLVCKMELDCIKTLHYDTEENHNFKKEYYGAPQVLSACSGDVSATYFLGKSLFPSLDNFIESVASIGNISGKIRSWYWFSEYGLMVYSMSRNRYCERIGRQHKSNHVMYIVDLRRAVYYQKCYDPDCRGYRSPLRPIPMDVSPSTLCISGSLYNDENTIDGCAKDSWWLEAVKVADNIESNQRSLGLGRREGIDEDDEDWWMAAESTASQVELMQCN, from the exons ATGGAACTCCCGCTTATTCCAGGAAAGAATCACGGATATATAAAAAGCGAACCTCTTCTATCCAGAAAGGGAGAACACTCACCAAATTCAAACACAAACACCATGGACGATGTTGATCGGTTGTTCGAATGCTTCAAGTGCGGCATCTCTCCTCCTC AATCTGCagtgaaagagagaaaaagaagcaagGGCAAATTGAGGCAAGACAGTTCCAGGAATGAGGCTTGTACAACTTCTCCAGGATCAGCAAGTCCAGTGCATAAAATTGCAACAGAAGCACAGCTCTCTACGGAGAAA CCTGGTTCCGCAGTGGTTAAAGCAGACAGCCTTAGCTATGGCAAGAAAATTTCTCCAGTCATATTTTATGGATCTCCACATGGTGTGCCTCCAAAAAGACCAGTCAGTTTGTTACGTTTGTTGCGTGAAATACGTGTTGATCTTGCAGAACGAAATAAATCGGACTTAAG AACTTGTTTGCTTAGGGAGGAAGTATGGGCTACATTTCCTAGGCAGGATGAAGCGATGAAGTTTTTAATGGGGCATAGAGATGTGCATATTTTCTCTTATCAAGATCACTTTAAGGGACAACGTAGGTTTCTTGTTTCCACATACAAGGGGTTCTGGAGCAg GTACAGAAATATGGATTCTAAAATTCGCCACCATTATGAAGTCATTCAGGAG GGTTTGCCATGCCATCTGTACTTTGATCTGGAGTTCAGTAGGAAGTACAATTCAGGAAAAAATGGGGATGAAATGGTTGATCTCTTGATTTCAGTTGTCCAAGAAACCTTATTTGAGAAATATTTTTTACAAGGAAGTGAAGAATGGATAATAGAACTTGATTCCTCAACAGAAG AAAAGTTCTCTCGCCATTTAATTATTCGAATTCCAAGGACTGCTTTCAAGGACAACTTGCATGCAGGTGCATTTGTTGCGGAG ATATGCTCGCGGATTACTAGGGCAAGGGAGACCGATAACAAATTTGAACAattgtttataaaaaaagatTCAGTTTCTGTTGAATCCCCAATGCAACTTTTTGTGGATACTGCTGTGTATTCAAGAAATCGTTGCTTTCGCTTAGCTCTATCATCGAAGGCAGGGAAAAATTCTTTCCTTTTACCTAGTGGACGATTCAAATGCAAGGATTTG AGGGAAGAGGAGATGTTTATGGCGTCATTGATTTGTAATATAGATCTGGATTGTGAGAAACTTCTTGTTTGCAAAATGGAGTTAGACTGCATAAAGACTCTGCACTATGATACAGAG GAAAACCATAACTTCAAGAAAGAATATTATGGTGCCCCTCAGGTGTTGAGTGCTTGCTCTGGTGATGTTTCAGCAACTTATTTCTTGGGAAAGTCGCTATTCCCTTCTTTGGATAATTTTATAGAGTCGGTTGCCTCAATTGGAAACATTTCAG GAAAAATTCGCAGCTGGTATTGGTTTTCAGAATATGGACTCATGGTCTACAGTATGTCAAGAAATCGATATTGCGAGAGAATTGGCAGACAACATAAAAGCAATCATG TGATGTACATTGTTGACCTCAGAAGGGCTGTTTACTACCAGAAATGTTATGATCCTGACTGCAGAG GTTACAGATCCCCCTTGCGTCCTATCCCAATGGATGTGTCTCCCAGTACTCTGTGTATCTCTGGTTCACTTTACAATGATGAAAACACTATCGATGGTTGTGCCAAAGATTCCTGGTGGCTTGAGGCTGTAAAAGTAGCGGATAATATTGAAAGTAATCAAAGATCGTTGGGTCTCGGCAGAAGG GAGGGtattgatgaagatgatgaggatTGGTGGATGGCTGCGGAAAGTACTGCATCCCAGGTTGAATTGATGCAGTGCAACTAA
- the LOC120003864 gene encoding DNA-directed primase/polymerase protein isoform X2 → MELPLIPGKNHGYIKSEPLLSRKGEHSPNSNTNTMDDVDRLFECFKCGISPPQSAVKERKRSKGKLRQDSSRNEACTTSPGSASPVHKIATEAQLSTEKPGSAVVKADSLSYGKKISPVIFYGSPHGVPPKRPVSLLRLLREIRVDLAERNKSDLREEVWATFPRQDEAMKFLMGHRDVHIFSYQDHFKGQRRFLVSTYKGFWSRYRNMDSKIRHHYEVIQEGLPCHLYFDLEFSRKYNSGKNGDEMVDLLISVVQETLFEKYFLQGSEEWIIELDSSTEEKFSRHLIIRIPRTAFKDNLHAGAFVAEICSRITRARETDNKFEQLFIKKDSVSVESPMQLFVDTAVYSRNRCFRLALSSKAGKNSFLLPSGRFKCKDLREEEMFMASLICNIDLDCEKLLVCKMELDCIKTLHYDTEENHNFKKEYYGAPQVLSACSGDVSATYFLGKSLFPSLDNFIESVASIGNISGKIRSWYWFSEYGLMVYSMSRNRYCERIGRQHKSNHVMYIVDLRRAVYYQKCYDPDCRGYRSPLRPIPMDVSPSTLCISGSLYNDENTIDGCAKDSWWLEAVKVADNIESNQRSLGLGRREGIDEDDEDWWMAAESTASQVELMQCN, encoded by the exons ATGGAACTCCCGCTTATTCCAGGAAAGAATCACGGATATATAAAAAGCGAACCTCTTCTATCCAGAAAGGGAGAACACTCACCAAATTCAAACACAAACACCATGGACGATGTTGATCGGTTGTTCGAATGCTTCAAGTGCGGCATCTCTCCTCCTC AATCTGCagtgaaagagagaaaaagaagcaagGGCAAATTGAGGCAAGACAGTTCCAGGAATGAGGCTTGTACAACTTCTCCAGGATCAGCAAGTCCAGTGCATAAAATTGCAACAGAAGCACAGCTCTCTACGGAGAAA CCTGGTTCCGCAGTGGTTAAAGCAGACAGCCTTAGCTATGGCAAGAAAATTTCTCCAGTCATATTTTATGGATCTCCACATGGTGTGCCTCCAAAAAGACCAGTCAGTTTGTTACGTTTGTTGCGTGAAATACGTGTTGATCTTGCAGAACGAAATAAATCGGACTTAAG GGAGGAAGTATGGGCTACATTTCCTAGGCAGGATGAAGCGATGAAGTTTTTAATGGGGCATAGAGATGTGCATATTTTCTCTTATCAAGATCACTTTAAGGGACAACGTAGGTTTCTTGTTTCCACATACAAGGGGTTCTGGAGCAg GTACAGAAATATGGATTCTAAAATTCGCCACCATTATGAAGTCATTCAGGAG GGTTTGCCATGCCATCTGTACTTTGATCTGGAGTTCAGTAGGAAGTACAATTCAGGAAAAAATGGGGATGAAATGGTTGATCTCTTGATTTCAGTTGTCCAAGAAACCTTATTTGAGAAATATTTTTTACAAGGAAGTGAAGAATGGATAATAGAACTTGATTCCTCAACAGAAG AAAAGTTCTCTCGCCATTTAATTATTCGAATTCCAAGGACTGCTTTCAAGGACAACTTGCATGCAGGTGCATTTGTTGCGGAG ATATGCTCGCGGATTACTAGGGCAAGGGAGACCGATAACAAATTTGAACAattgtttataaaaaaagatTCAGTTTCTGTTGAATCCCCAATGCAACTTTTTGTGGATACTGCTGTGTATTCAAGAAATCGTTGCTTTCGCTTAGCTCTATCATCGAAGGCAGGGAAAAATTCTTTCCTTTTACCTAGTGGACGATTCAAATGCAAGGATTTG AGGGAAGAGGAGATGTTTATGGCGTCATTGATTTGTAATATAGATCTGGATTGTGAGAAACTTCTTGTTTGCAAAATGGAGTTAGACTGCATAAAGACTCTGCACTATGATACAGAG GAAAACCATAACTTCAAGAAAGAATATTATGGTGCCCCTCAGGTGTTGAGTGCTTGCTCTGGTGATGTTTCAGCAACTTATTTCTTGGGAAAGTCGCTATTCCCTTCTTTGGATAATTTTATAGAGTCGGTTGCCTCAATTGGAAACATTTCAG GAAAAATTCGCAGCTGGTATTGGTTTTCAGAATATGGACTCATGGTCTACAGTATGTCAAGAAATCGATATTGCGAGAGAATTGGCAGACAACATAAAAGCAATCATG TGATGTACATTGTTGACCTCAGAAGGGCTGTTTACTACCAGAAATGTTATGATCCTGACTGCAGAG GTTACAGATCCCCCTTGCGTCCTATCCCAATGGATGTGTCTCCCAGTACTCTGTGTATCTCTGGTTCACTTTACAATGATGAAAACACTATCGATGGTTGTGCCAAAGATTCCTGGTGGCTTGAGGCTGTAAAAGTAGCGGATAATATTGAAAGTAATCAAAGATCGTTGGGTCTCGGCAGAAGG GAGGGtattgatgaagatgatgaggatTGGTGGATGGCTGCGGAAAGTACTGCATCCCAGGTTGAATTGATGCAGTGCAACTAA
- the LOC120003864 gene encoding DNA-directed primase/polymerase protein isoform X3: protein MELPLIPGKNHGYIKSEPLLSRKGEHSPNSNTNTMDDVDRLFECFKCGISPPQSAVKERKRSKGKLRQDSSRNEACTTSPGSASPVHKIATEAQLSTEKPGSAVVKADSLSYGKKISPVIFYGSPHGVPPKRPVSLLRLLREIRVDLAERNKSDLRTCLLREEVWATFPRQDEAMKFLMGHRDVHIFSYQDHFKGQRRFLVSTYKGFWSRYRNMDSKIRHHYEVIQEGLPCHLYFDLEFSRKYNSGKNGDEMVDLLISVVQETLFEKYFLQGSEEWIIELDSSTEEKFSRHLIIRIPRTAFKDNLHAGAFVAEICSRITRARETDNKFEQLFIKKDSVSVESPMQLFVDTAVYSRNRCFRLALSSKAGKNSFLLPSGRFKCKDLREEEMFMASLICNIDLDCEKLLVCKMELDCIKTLHYDTEENHNFKKEYYGAPQVLSACSGDVSATYFLGKSLFPSLDNFIESVASIGNISGKIRSWYWFSEYGLMVYSMSRNRYCERIGRQHKSNHVMYIVDLRRAVYYQKCYDPDCRGYRSPLRPIPMDVSPSTLCISGSLYNDENTIDGCAKDSWWLEAVKVADNIESNQRSLGLGRRLK from the exons ATGGAACTCCCGCTTATTCCAGGAAAGAATCACGGATATATAAAAAGCGAACCTCTTCTATCCAGAAAGGGAGAACACTCACCAAATTCAAACACAAACACCATGGACGATGTTGATCGGTTGTTCGAATGCTTCAAGTGCGGCATCTCTCCTCCTC AATCTGCagtgaaagagagaaaaagaagcaagGGCAAATTGAGGCAAGACAGTTCCAGGAATGAGGCTTGTACAACTTCTCCAGGATCAGCAAGTCCAGTGCATAAAATTGCAACAGAAGCACAGCTCTCTACGGAGAAA CCTGGTTCCGCAGTGGTTAAAGCAGACAGCCTTAGCTATGGCAAGAAAATTTCTCCAGTCATATTTTATGGATCTCCACATGGTGTGCCTCCAAAAAGACCAGTCAGTTTGTTACGTTTGTTGCGTGAAATACGTGTTGATCTTGCAGAACGAAATAAATCGGACTTAAG AACTTGTTTGCTTAGGGAGGAAGTATGGGCTACATTTCCTAGGCAGGATGAAGCGATGAAGTTTTTAATGGGGCATAGAGATGTGCATATTTTCTCTTATCAAGATCACTTTAAGGGACAACGTAGGTTTCTTGTTTCCACATACAAGGGGTTCTGGAGCAg GTACAGAAATATGGATTCTAAAATTCGCCACCATTATGAAGTCATTCAGGAG GGTTTGCCATGCCATCTGTACTTTGATCTGGAGTTCAGTAGGAAGTACAATTCAGGAAAAAATGGGGATGAAATGGTTGATCTCTTGATTTCAGTTGTCCAAGAAACCTTATTTGAGAAATATTTTTTACAAGGAAGTGAAGAATGGATAATAGAACTTGATTCCTCAACAGAAG AAAAGTTCTCTCGCCATTTAATTATTCGAATTCCAAGGACTGCTTTCAAGGACAACTTGCATGCAGGTGCATTTGTTGCGGAG ATATGCTCGCGGATTACTAGGGCAAGGGAGACCGATAACAAATTTGAACAattgtttataaaaaaagatTCAGTTTCTGTTGAATCCCCAATGCAACTTTTTGTGGATACTGCTGTGTATTCAAGAAATCGTTGCTTTCGCTTAGCTCTATCATCGAAGGCAGGGAAAAATTCTTTCCTTTTACCTAGTGGACGATTCAAATGCAAGGATTTG AGGGAAGAGGAGATGTTTATGGCGTCATTGATTTGTAATATAGATCTGGATTGTGAGAAACTTCTTGTTTGCAAAATGGAGTTAGACTGCATAAAGACTCTGCACTATGATACAGAG GAAAACCATAACTTCAAGAAAGAATATTATGGTGCCCCTCAGGTGTTGAGTGCTTGCTCTGGTGATGTTTCAGCAACTTATTTCTTGGGAAAGTCGCTATTCCCTTCTTTGGATAATTTTATAGAGTCGGTTGCCTCAATTGGAAACATTTCAG GAAAAATTCGCAGCTGGTATTGGTTTTCAGAATATGGACTCATGGTCTACAGTATGTCAAGAAATCGATATTGCGAGAGAATTGGCAGACAACATAAAAGCAATCATG TGATGTACATTGTTGACCTCAGAAGGGCTGTTTACTACCAGAAATGTTATGATCCTGACTGCAGAG GTTACAGATCCCCCTTGCGTCCTATCCCAATGGATGTGTCTCCCAGTACTCTGTGTATCTCTGGTTCACTTTACAATGATGAAAACACTATCGATGGTTGTGCCAAAGATTCCTGGTGGCTTGAGGCTGTAAAAGTAGCGGATAATATTGAAAGTAATCAAAGATCGTTGGGTCTCGGCAGAAGG CTGAAATGA
- the LOC120003868 gene encoding uncharacterized protein PAM68-like, whose translation METLLCSQKPPLHAPQIPPTSEPNTSPILNPTAKQTPTHDPKSWKLQANAKGFAGRSPAKGRPKKPETTVRHRTSEDDDEIPKEVFYRIIKRILVSVGVPMALGLLSLQIFGVIIEQKLWDVPRWVPILATLLTFGSSTIGLAYGALSASLDPEKKGSVLGLEEAQQNWAEMWRDDEERKKR comes from the coding sequence ATGGAAACTCTACTCTGTTCACAAAAACCCCCTCTCCACGCACCACAAATTCCTCCAACATCTGAACCAAACACCAGTCCAATTCTCAACCCAACAGCCAAACAAACACCAACCCATGATCCGAAATCATGGAAACTACAAGCCAATGCCAAAGGCTTCGCAGGAAGATCGCCGGCGAAAGGAAGACCCAAAAAACCAGAAACAACAGTCAGACACAGAACCAGCGAAGACGATGACGAGATTCCAAAAGAGGTTTTTTATAGGATTATAAAAAGAATTCTAGTCTCTGTGGGCGTTCCGATGGCTCTTGGTCTTCTGTCGCTGCAGATTTTTGGTGTAATTATAGAGCAGAAGCTGTGGGATGTACCGAGATGGGTTCCTATCTTGGCGACTTTGTTGACTTTTGGGTCGTCCACTATTGGGCTTGCTTATGGGGCCTTGTCTGCAAGCTTGGATCCAGAGAAGAAAGGTTCAGTTCTTGGGCTTGAAGAAGCCCAACAAAACTGGGCCGAGATGTGGAGAGACGATGAAGAGCGCAAGAAGCGATGA